The Altererythrobacter sp. Root672 genome includes a window with the following:
- the lepB gene encoding signal peptidase I, with translation MSENAPTVTSEPVETPPAPAAKAKKKEDSFLVFLIKLVVVVLIFRTFLFTSFSIPSESMMPRLLVGDYLFAAKWPYGYSGASLPIDWKTGKRIFGSQPERGDVVIFKHPIDRTDYVKRVIGLPGDQVQMVAGVVHINGVPVKKQKIADFVVPVRPNGGCAEVRFTEREADGTFACRYPQYRETLPNGVSYNVLDFGLKPQDTTPPVVVPEDRLFLMGDNRDNSLDSRFPAVAQRGIDLVPQENLVGRASFMFFSTDGTAEWLKPWTWFTAARWDRMGRAI, from the coding sequence ATGAGCGAAAACGCCCCCACCGTCACGAGTGAACCTGTCGAAACTCCGCCCGCCCCGGCGGCGAAGGCGAAGAAGAAGGAAGACAGCTTCCTCGTCTTCCTGATCAAGCTGGTGGTGGTCGTCCTGATCTTCCGGACGTTCCTGTTCACCAGCTTCTCGATTCCCAGCGAGTCGATGATGCCGCGCCTGTTGGTCGGCGATTACCTGTTCGCCGCCAAGTGGCCGTACGGTTATTCAGGAGCTTCGCTGCCGATCGATTGGAAAACTGGCAAGCGCATCTTCGGCAGCCAGCCCGAACGCGGCGACGTGGTGATCTTCAAGCATCCCATCGACCGCACCGACTACGTGAAGCGCGTCATCGGCCTGCCGGGCGATCAGGTGCAGATGGTCGCAGGGGTCGTGCACATCAACGGCGTGCCGGTGAAGAAGCAGAAGATCGCGGACTTCGTTGTCCCGGTGCGCCCCAATGGCGGTTGCGCCGAGGTCCGCTTCACCGAGCGTGAGGCCGACGGCACTTTTGCCTGCCGCTACCCGCAGTACCGCGAAACTCTGCCCAACGGCGTCAGCTACAACGTGCTCGATTTCGGGCTGAAGCCGCAGGACACCACCCCACCTGTGGTCGTCCCCGAAGACCGTTTGTTCCTGATGGGCGACAACCGCGATAACTCGCTCGACAGCCGCTTCCCGGCCGTCGCACAGCGTGGCATCGACCTCGTGCCCCAGGAAAACCTCGTCGGCCGGGCGAGCTTCATGTTCTTCTCCACCGACGGCACGGCGGAGTGGCTCAAGCCCTGGACCTGGTTCACCGCCGCCCGCTGGGACCGGATGGGGCGCGCGATTTGA
- the murI gene encoding glutamate racemase, with protein MDPAAPILLFDSGVGGLTVLAELRKLLPDAPVIYAADTAGLPYGEKTEAEIAARVAGLLGRLGERYKPRLITIACNTASTIALGMVRDVLHVPIVGTVPAIKPAAALTKTGSIGLLGTAATIRQGYVDRLEAEFANGKRLIRHAAPDLVEAAEIVLRGGLPDPAVFTAAAEGLRAQAGGDEIDTVVLACTHFPLVESQLSTAFGPGVNFVHGAEGIARRIEFLTRGQTFEREVPDMALFTGDAARFGQLAEALKRYGLERTESF; from the coding sequence ATGGATCCCGCTGCCCCGATATTGCTGTTCGACTCAGGCGTCGGGGGCCTCACCGTGCTGGCGGAATTGCGCAAGCTGCTTCCTGATGCGCCGGTCATTTATGCGGCCGACACAGCAGGCCTCCCGTACGGCGAGAAGACCGAGGCAGAGATTGCCGCACGGGTCGCCGGCCTGCTTGGCCGACTTGGCGAGCGCTACAAGCCGAGGCTGATTACAATCGCCTGCAACACCGCCTCGACCATTGCGTTGGGCATGGTTCGCGACGTGTTGCATGTGCCGATTGTCGGTACCGTGCCTGCGATCAAACCGGCGGCTGCGCTCACCAAGACCGGCTCAATCGGGTTGCTCGGCACGGCGGCGACGATTCGCCAGGGCTATGTCGACCGGCTTGAGGCAGAGTTCGCTAACGGCAAACGGCTGATCCGCCATGCCGCGCCCGATCTGGTCGAAGCAGCCGAGATCGTGTTGCGCGGTGGATTGCCCGACCCTGCCGTGTTCACCGCTGCCGCCGAAGGCTTGCGAGCACAAGCCGGCGGCGATGAGATCGACACAGTGGTCCTCGCCTGCACCCATTTCCCGCTAGTCGAAAGTCAACTTTCCACAGCCTTCGGGCCCGGCGTGAACTTCGTCCACGGCGCCGAAGGCATCGCTCGGCGGATCGAATTCCTCACTCGCGGACAGACGTTTGAGCGCGAAGTCCCTGATATGGCTTTGTTCACCGGAGATGCAGCCCGGTTCGGCCAATTGGCCGAGGCGCTCAAGCGATATGGGCTGGAACGGACAGAGTCATTCTAG
- the dprA gene encoding DNA-processing protein DprA → MNAPATLGQDEAFARIRLLRSPNIGPISYAQLLRRFGDAQAAIGALPQLAAGGKKDYRPAPRDRIEREVAAVRAAGARYLFHDMPGYPALLREIDSAPPILTIRGDVQVAAKPCVSIVGARNASAAAVKLARDFAHGLTEEGFVVVSGLARGIDGAAHEGSLPATIGVIASGIDIAYPPQHAALQERIASEGLLVAEQPPGTEPRASHFPSRNRIIAGLSLGTLVVEAAPKSGSLITARLAGEAGREVMAIPGSPLDARSHGCNQLIRDGAVLVQTPEDVVELLKGFDGRPRSGFQETQPPFVAGEEDDLADEPADIRDLLTTAPIGVDELVRQSGESASAVQMALLELEIAGRLARHAGARVSLVTTADLN, encoded by the coding sequence ATGAATGCACCGGCTACGCTGGGTCAGGACGAAGCTTTTGCCCGTATCCGGTTGCTACGTTCGCCTAACATCGGGCCGATCAGCTACGCCCAATTGCTCCGCCGGTTCGGTGATGCCCAGGCCGCGATCGGGGCGCTCCCCCAACTGGCCGCTGGCGGAAAGAAGGACTACCGCCCCGCGCCTCGCGACAGGATCGAGCGGGAGGTCGCCGCAGTCCGCGCCGCCGGAGCGCGCTACCTGTTTCACGACATGCCGGGTTACCCAGCGCTGCTCCGGGAAATCGACAGTGCCCCACCGATCCTGACCATTCGCGGCGATGTACAGGTTGCCGCCAAGCCCTGCGTGTCGATCGTCGGCGCCCGCAACGCCTCGGCAGCGGCGGTCAAGCTGGCGCGAGATTTCGCTCATGGGCTTACGGAAGAGGGCTTTGTGGTCGTTTCCGGCCTCGCTCGGGGTATCGACGGCGCGGCCCACGAAGGCTCGCTTCCCGCGACTATCGGAGTGATCGCGAGCGGCATCGACATCGCCTACCCGCCACAGCATGCGGCCCTGCAGGAGCGGATCGCCAGCGAGGGCCTGCTGGTGGCCGAGCAGCCCCCCGGCACCGAGCCCCGCGCCAGCCATTTCCCCAGTCGCAACCGCATCATCGCCGGCCTGTCGCTGGGCACCCTCGTGGTCGAGGCCGCACCGAAGAGCGGCTCGCTAATCACCGCACGGCTGGCCGGTGAAGCCGGGCGCGAGGTCATGGCGATACCGGGCAGCCCGCTCGACGCGCGCAGCCACGGCTGCAACCAGTTGATCCGCGACGGTGCCGTGCTCGTGCAAACGCCAGAGGATGTGGTCGAACTTCTGAAGGGCTTCGACGGCCGTCCGCGTTCGGGGTTCCAGGAGACACAGCCGCCGTTCGTAGCGGGCGAGGAAGACGATCTCGCCGATGAGCCGGCAGACATTCGCGATCTACTCACGACGGCGCCGATCGGCGTCGACGAGCTGGTTCGGCAGAGTGGTGAGAGTGCGAGCGCGGTCCAGATGGCCTTGCTTGAGCTGGAAATCGCTGGAAGACTGGCGCGGCACGCGGGGGCACGGGTTTCGCTCGTTACGACAGCGGACCTGAATTAG
- the plsY gene encoding glycerol-3-phosphate 1-O-acyltransferase PlsY — protein sequence MNGEDMDWVLALLGGYLLGSVPFGLLLAILAGKGDIRKIGSGNIGATNVLRTGSKGLAAAVLVLDAAKGFAAVYLAWRWLPDVAVFAALGAVLGHCFPVWLKFKGGKGVATTLGVALGLAPVLGLVYALVWLGMLAITRISSLGGMSAVVATPIAAALLGRMEFVPVLTAIALIVVWLHRENIARLRAGTEPRVGRKT from the coding sequence ATGAACGGGGAGGATATGGACTGGGTTCTGGCTCTGCTGGGCGGTTACCTTCTCGGATCGGTGCCGTTCGGGCTCCTGCTGGCGATACTCGCGGGCAAGGGTGACATCCGCAAGATCGGCTCGGGTAACATCGGCGCTACCAACGTGCTGCGGACGGGCAGCAAGGGGCTGGCGGCTGCTGTCCTGGTGCTCGATGCGGCGAAGGGTTTCGCTGCGGTCTATCTGGCCTGGCGCTGGCTGCCTGACGTGGCGGTCTTTGCGGCGCTCGGCGCAGTGCTCGGCCACTGCTTCCCCGTCTGGCTCAAGTTCAAGGGCGGCAAGGGCGTGGCGACGACGCTCGGGGTGGCGCTCGGTCTCGCGCCGGTCCTTGGGCTGGTCTATGCCTTGGTGTGGTTGGGCATGCTCGCGATCACGCGCATTTCCTCGCTCGGCGGGATGAGCGCAGTTGTCGCGACTCCCATCGCAGCGGCGCTCCTTGGACGCATGGAGTTCGTGCCGGTCCTCACGGCGATCGCCTTGATCGTGGTCTGGCTGCACCGCGAGAACATCGCCCGCTTGCGCGCCGGCACCGAACCGAGGGTCGGCCGGAAGACATGA
- a CDS encoding MFS transporter, translating into MPTEPDLHQHDGLPKPRRWWAIAAISFGTALLVLDGAIANVALPTIARDLGVSNAAVTNVVAVYQLVLVMVLLPFSSLGDRMGHRRLYQYGQALFLVSSALCLFVGDFLVLLALRGLQAVGAGMALSVSAAMLRQIYPARQLGSGMGVNSVIVASSSALAPTLGGFIVGHAPWQWVFVAAAPLALVSLLLGRALPEPVRKSHPPEWVSGLWSAGTMLLLIGGMQLATHENAVIGTALAIAGAVSLLLLVQREKARKNPVVPVDLLAKPVIGLSALGAIACFIAAGSLMLSLPFRLEEGMGYAPEEVGLLLLPFPLTMLVVAPLAGWMSDRIAPTKLGVAGMAIAIVGLLLVAFMPDRPGEFGIGWRLSLTALGFGLFFAPNSRLLIGQAPRERAAAAGGLLSTSRLLGQTMAAVTVGILLASGAGLGPTPLFVACALAAVAALCSLARFVSVTKAGGTMATLRKS; encoded by the coding sequence ATGCCGACCGAGCCCGACCTTCACCAGCACGACGGCCTCCCAAAGCCTCGCCGCTGGTGGGCGATTGCGGCGATAAGCTTCGGCACGGCGCTGCTGGTGCTCGACGGGGCGATCGCCAACGTCGCACTACCGACCATCGCGCGCGACCTCGGCGTCAGCAACGCGGCGGTGACCAATGTCGTGGCGGTTTACCAACTTGTCCTCGTGATGGTGCTGCTGCCGTTCTCCAGCCTGGGTGACCGGATGGGGCACAGGCGGCTCTACCAGTACGGCCAAGCGCTGTTCCTCGTTTCCTCGGCGCTGTGCCTGTTCGTCGGCGACTTCCTCGTCCTCCTTGCGCTGCGAGGGTTGCAGGCGGTCGGGGCGGGCATGGCCTTGAGCGTTTCGGCGGCGATGCTGCGGCAGATATATCCGGCGCGACAGCTTGGCAGCGGGATGGGGGTCAACAGCGTGATCGTCGCCTCGTCGTCGGCCCTGGCGCCGACGCTGGGCGGTTTCATCGTCGGGCATGCGCCCTGGCAATGGGTGTTCGTCGCCGCGGCGCCGTTGGCGTTGGTCTCGCTTCTACTGGGGAGGGCTCTCCCCGAGCCGGTCCGCAAATCGCATCCGCCCGAATGGGTCAGTGGCTTGTGGAGCGCCGGGACCATGCTCCTGCTGATCGGCGGAATGCAGCTGGCGACGCATGAGAACGCGGTCATCGGCACGGCCCTGGCGATCGCCGGTGCCGTCTCGCTGCTACTGCTCGTGCAGCGGGAGAAGGCGCGCAAGAACCCTGTCGTGCCGGTGGACCTCCTGGCCAAGCCTGTCATCGGCCTGTCTGCGCTCGGGGCGATCGCCTGCTTCATTGCTGCCGGCTCGCTGATGCTCTCGCTGCCGTTCCGGCTGGAAGAGGGCATGGGCTACGCGCCCGAGGAAGTCGGACTGCTGCTGTTGCCATTCCCGCTGACGATGCTGGTCGTGGCCCCGCTTGCTGGCTGGATGAGCGACCGGATCGCCCCGACCAAGCTCGGCGTCGCCGGCATGGCCATCGCCATCGTCGGCCTGTTGCTAGTGGCCTTCATGCCCGACAGACCGGGCGAGTTCGGCATCGGTTGGCGCCTCAGCCTCACCGCGCTCGGCTTCGGTCTGTTCTTTGCGCCCAATTCGCGGCTGTTGATCGGCCAGGCTCCGCGCGAGCGGGCGGCGGCGGCGGGAGGCTTGCTGTCAACGTCGCGCCTGCTGGGTCAGACGATGGCGGCGGTTACCGTCGGCATCTTGCTGGCGAGCGGGGCAGGGCTCGGACCGACGCCGCTATTCGTGGCCTGCGCGCTCGCGGCGGTGGCGGCGTTGTGCAGCCTGGCGAGGTTCGTCAGCGTGACCAAGGCAGGTGGGACAATGGCGACGCTGCGGAAGTCCTAA
- the rnc gene encoding ribonuclease III — protein MSSLTDEAREWLDGLGFEVINPDLWLEALTHGSTGAARKYERLEFLGDRVLGLSIAEWLYRNSTGSEGELAQRLNALVSRLSCAKVARTIGVPAHVLLGKQARDDGAADSDNVLGDIMEALLGASFLESGFPATRDKVHNLWQPVIEGRAGRSKHPKSALQEWAAGNQRKPPEYKLVGRSGPDHAAKFTVRVSVRNVGEVEATANSKQDAETEAARQFMERYG, from the coding sequence TTGAGTTCGCTAACCGATGAAGCGCGTGAATGGCTCGATGGCCTTGGGTTTGAGGTCATCAATCCGGATTTGTGGCTCGAAGCGCTGACTCACGGCAGCACTGGGGCCGCACGCAAGTATGAGCGGCTCGAGTTCCTCGGCGACCGGGTGCTCGGCCTGTCGATTGCCGAATGGCTCTACCGTAACAGCACGGGCTCCGAAGGCGAGTTGGCCCAGCGCCTCAACGCGCTGGTCAGCCGCCTGTCCTGCGCCAAGGTAGCCCGCACGATCGGCGTCCCCGCGCATGTGCTCCTGGGCAAGCAGGCGCGGGATGACGGCGCGGCCGATAGCGACAACGTGCTTGGCGACATCATGGAGGCCCTGCTCGGGGCCAGCTTCCTCGAGAGCGGCTTCCCCGCCACCCGCGACAAAGTCCACAATTTGTGGCAACCGGTGATCGAAGGCCGGGCAGGTCGCTCCAAGCATCCCAAGAGCGCGCTGCAGGAATGGGCCGCCGGTAACCAGCGGAAGCCTCCGGAGTATAAGCTGGTCGGACGCTCGGGCCCGGATCATGCGGCCAAGTTCACCGTTCGGGTGAGCGTAAGAAACGTTGGCGAGGTCGAAGCGACTGCCAACAGCAAGCAGGACGCCGAGACCGAGGCGGCACGACAATTTATGGAGAGATACGGGTGA
- the era gene encoding GTPase Era, protein MSQKCGVVAVIGAPNAGKSTLVNQLVGQKVAITSAKAQTTRARLLGIALEGETQIILADTPGIFEPKRRLDRAMVSAAWEGTVSADAVLLVVDPIKQRRHELEPLLEILKDRPERKLLALNKVDASAKEPLLALAQDLTGKVDFAEIFFISALTGDGVPELKAHLAGLMPESPWHYPEDQVSDASERLLATEVTREQLYRQLHEELPYDSAVRPESYQVRKDGSVEIHQQIVIGRDSQKPIVLGKRGARIKAIGEEARKELSEILGVKVHLFLHVKVDERWAESREIFEEIGLDWVR, encoded by the coding sequence GTGAGTCAGAAGTGCGGAGTGGTTGCGGTTATCGGCGCGCCGAACGCCGGCAAGTCCACGCTGGTCAACCAGTTGGTGGGCCAGAAGGTCGCAATCACCAGCGCCAAGGCCCAAACCACGCGTGCGCGCCTGCTTGGCATCGCGCTGGAAGGCGAGACGCAGATCATCCTCGCCGACACGCCGGGCATCTTCGAACCCAAGCGACGGCTCGACCGCGCGATGGTCAGCGCCGCGTGGGAAGGCACAGTGTCGGCCGACGCTGTCCTGCTCGTCGTCGACCCGATCAAGCAGCGTCGTCACGAACTTGAGCCGCTGCTCGAAATCCTCAAGGACCGGCCCGAACGCAAGCTGCTGGCCCTGAACAAGGTCGATGCCAGCGCCAAGGAACCGCTACTGGCCCTCGCCCAGGACCTGACGGGGAAAGTCGACTTCGCCGAGATATTCTTCATCTCCGCCCTGACCGGCGATGGCGTTCCCGAATTGAAGGCTCACCTCGCCGGCCTGATGCCGGAAAGCCCCTGGCACTACCCTGAAGACCAGGTCTCCGACGCCAGCGAGCGCTTGCTCGCCACCGAGGTCACCCGCGAGCAACTCTACCGCCAGCTGCACGAGGAACTGCCCTACGACAGCGCTGTGCGGCCCGAGAGCTACCAGGTGCGCAAGGACGGCAGTGTCGAGATCCACCAGCAGATCGTCATCGGCCGCGACAGCCAGAAGCCCATCGTCCTCGGCAAGCGCGGTGCGCGGATCAAGGCCATCGGTGAAGAAGCGCGCAAGGAGCTAAGCGAGATCCTCGGCGTGAAAGTGCATCTCTTCCTTCACGTGAAGGTGGACGAACGCTGGGCAGAAAGCCGCGAGATCTTCGAAGAGATCGGGCTCGACTGGGTCCGTTAG
- a CDS encoding sigma factor-like helix-turn-helix DNA-binding protein, with protein MTDAEIDENTRAALGRLTAGERECLQRRLRHQTAKEMAIDLGVSPHAVEKRLKMARAKLGLSSSLEAARLLAASEWYQQTAPHSPALAPAAAVIDHGAIRLTVWGVIAMSLVAATLIVLATQSPSSGGVAPLDAGGVAPYPSGAVAPSPRSEAMVEPTAAELHMVVVATFGKLDVDKSGFIELAETPVTGNDPIAQKIYDRDEQGTVRETGQVRTVSADQARAEYIARGDRDGDGKWSFIEFREWMKSNVAKTGIPAAWREDIESAY; from the coding sequence ATGACCGACGCTGAGATCGACGAGAACACACGCGCCGCCTTGGGCCGTCTAACGGCGGGAGAGAGGGAATGCCTCCAGCGGCGGCTGCGTCACCAGACGGCGAAGGAAATGGCGATAGATCTCGGCGTATCGCCGCATGCCGTGGAAAAACGGCTGAAGATGGCGCGGGCGAAGCTGGGGCTTTCGTCCTCGCTGGAAGCGGCACGGCTGCTGGCCGCCTCTGAATGGTACCAGCAGACAGCACCCCACTCGCCGGCCCTCGCGCCAGCGGCCGCCGTCATCGACCACGGGGCAATCCGACTGACAGTGTGGGGAGTGATTGCCATGAGCCTTGTTGCAGCAACCTTGATCGTATTGGCCACCCAGAGCCCAAGTTCGGGTGGGGTCGCGCCATTGGATGCTGGTGGCGTGGCGCCATACCCTAGTGGCGCTGTCGCCCCTTCTCCGCGCTCCGAGGCAATGGTCGAACCCACTGCTGCGGAGCTTCACATGGTGGTGGTGGCAACATTCGGGAAGCTCGACGTGGACAAGTCCGGCTTCATCGAGCTCGCCGAAACACCGGTCACGGGCAACGACCCCATCGCGCAGAAGATCTATGACCGTGATGAGCAAGGTACGGTTCGCGAGACCGGCCAGGTTCGGACGGTCAGCGCTGATCAGGCCCGAGCCGAATACATCGCGCGCGGCGACCGCGACGGTGACGGAAAGTGGAGTTTCATCGAGTTCCGTGAGTGGATGAAATCCAACGTAGCGAAGACGGGGATTCCGGCTGCCTGGCGCGAAGATATCGAAAGCGCCTACTAG
- the topA gene encoding type I DNA topoisomerase encodes MQLVIVESPAKAKTIEKYLGKDYKVLASYGHIRDLPPKDGSVRPEEGFAMDWETYRDKVSRVKEISDAAKKADRLILATDPDREGEAISWHVRELLAKRKALPKEVERVTFNAITKEAVTQAMAHPRELDTDLIDAYLARRALDYLFGFTLSPVLWRKLPGAKSAGRVQSVALRLIVDREREIEAFVAQEYWSVVAKMQHDGTEFDARLVTFDGQKLDRLSIGDKGTADKAKAAVEAGRFTVEGVETKPLKRNPAPPFTTSTLQQEAARKLGYSASHTMRLAQNLYEAGAITYMRTDGVQMDHSAISAARKAITERFSGHFLPEKPRIYQTKAKNAQEAHEAIRPTDFSRDRAGSGDEAKLYDLIFKRAMASQMAAASLERTTITLRDPTGRHELRATGQVVKFPGFLAVYEEGRDQKGDDDEEEGLLPLMRQGDSPAKLGVEADQHFTQPPPRFSEASLVKRLEELGIGRPSTYASTIQTLRDREYVRTEKNRFFAEDSGRLLTAFLERFFPRYVGYDFTAEMEEELDDVSGGRAEWKTVLEEFWRDFKPKSDEVMERKPSEVTEVLDEFLSDYLFPPKADGSDPRACPKCIAEGRDGGRLSLRGGRFGAFIACSNYPECSFRRKFGQPPEDGADDDVMGTDPDSGLPVTRRTGRFGPYIQLGEGKDAKRASIPKDLPDFDLDWALRLLSLPREVGTHPETGNPITASIGRYGPYLAHDGKYAKLGGTREVFETGMNAAVTLLAEAANRGGAARGTGAKAEPIKTLGSHPTSGGEIKVMPGRYGPYVTDGTTNATLPKDVKPEDVTEEQAIALIDARAAKGPAKKKGARKKAPAKKAPAKKKAAKS; translated from the coding sequence ATGCAACTTGTCATCGTTGAATCCCCCGCCAAGGCGAAAACCATCGAGAAGTATCTCGGCAAGGACTACAAGGTCCTCGCTTCCTATGGCCACATCCGTGACCTGCCACCGAAGGATGGTTCGGTGCGGCCGGAGGAAGGTTTCGCGATGGATTGGGAGACCTATCGCGACAAGGTCTCCAGGGTGAAGGAGATATCCGACGCGGCCAAGAAGGCCGACCGTCTGATCCTCGCCACCGACCCTGATCGCGAGGGCGAAGCGATCTCGTGGCACGTCCGGGAGCTGCTGGCGAAGCGCAAGGCGCTGCCTAAAGAGGTGGAGCGCGTCACCTTCAACGCGATCACCAAGGAAGCGGTGACGCAAGCGATGGCGCACCCGCGCGAGCTCGATACCGACCTCATCGATGCGTACCTCGCCCGCCGCGCGCTGGATTACCTGTTCGGCTTCACCCTCAGCCCAGTGCTGTGGCGCAAGCTCCCTGGCGCCAAGAGTGCTGGCCGCGTGCAGTCGGTGGCTCTGCGCCTGATCGTCGACCGCGAGCGCGAGATCGAGGCATTCGTCGCGCAGGAATATTGGTCGGTCGTTGCCAAGATGCAGCACGACGGAACCGAGTTCGATGCCCGTCTGGTCACGTTCGACGGACAGAAGCTCGACCGGTTGTCGATCGGTGACAAGGGTACGGCTGACAAGGCCAAGGCCGCCGTCGAAGCGGGCCGCTTCACCGTCGAAGGCGTCGAGACCAAGCCGCTCAAGCGCAACCCGGCACCGCCGTTCACCACCTCGACCCTGCAGCAGGAAGCCGCGCGCAAGCTCGGCTATTCGGCCAGCCACACCATGCGTCTGGCGCAGAACCTCTACGAGGCGGGCGCCATCACCTACATGCGTACCGACGGCGTGCAGATGGACCACAGCGCCATCAGCGCCGCGCGCAAGGCCATCACCGAGCGCTTCTCGGGCCACTTCCTGCCGGAAAAGCCGCGCATCTATCAGACCAAGGCCAAGAACGCGCAGGAAGCGCACGAGGCGATCCGCCCGACCGACTTCAGCCGCGATCGTGCCGGTTCTGGCGACGAGGCCAAGCTCTACGACCTCATCTTCAAGCGCGCGATGGCGAGCCAGATGGCGGCCGCGAGCCTTGAACGCACGACGATTACGTTGCGCGATCCGACCGGACGCCACGAGCTGCGCGCCACCGGCCAGGTGGTGAAGTTCCCCGGCTTCCTCGCCGTCTATGAGGAAGGCCGCGACCAGAAGGGCGATGACGACGAGGAAGAGGGCCTGCTGCCGCTGATGCGCCAGGGCGATTCACCGGCCAAGCTCGGTGTCGAGGCCGACCAGCACTTCACCCAGCCGCCGCCGCGCTTCTCGGAAGCGAGCCTGGTGAAGAGGCTCGAGGAACTCGGCATCGGCCGCCCTTCGACTTACGCCTCGACCATCCAGACCCTGCGCGACCGCGAATATGTCCGCACTGAGAAGAACCGCTTCTTCGCGGAAGATTCCGGCCGCCTGCTGACCGCGTTCCTCGAACGCTTCTTCCCGCGCTATGTCGGCTACGACTTCACCGCCGAGATGGAGGAAGAACTCGACGACGTCTCCGGCGGCCGTGCGGAATGGAAGACGGTGCTCGAAGAGTTCTGGCGCGACTTCAAGCCGAAGAGCGACGAGGTGATGGAGCGCAAGCCCTCCGAAGTCACCGAGGTGCTCGACGAGTTCCTGTCCGACTACTTGTTCCCGCCCAAGGCGGACGGCAGCGACCCGAGGGCCTGCCCGAAGTGCATTGCCGAAGGCCGCGATGGTGGCCGGCTGTCGCTGCGCGGCGGACGTTTCGGTGCTTTCATCGCTTGCTCCAACTACCCCGAATGCAGCTTCCGCCGGAAGTTCGGCCAACCGCCGGAAGACGGCGCTGACGACGATGTCATGGGCACCGATCCCGACAGCGGGCTGCCGGTCACCCGGCGCACCGGGCGCTTCGGGCCCTATATCCAGCTGGGCGAGGGCAAGGACGCCAAGCGCGCCTCGATCCCGAAGGATCTGCCTGACTTCGATCTCGACTGGGCGCTGCGCTTGCTGAGCCTGCCGCGAGAGGTGGGCACGCATCCGGAGACGGGCAACCCGATCACCGCAAGCATCGGCCGCTACGGTCCTTACCTCGCGCACGATGGCAAGTACGCCAAGCTCGGCGGCACGCGCGAGGTGTTTGAGACCGGCATGAACGCCGCCGTGACCTTGCTCGCCGAAGCCGCCAACCGCGGCGGAGCGGCTCGGGGTACCGGGGCGAAGGCGGAACCGATCAAGACGCTCGGATCCCACCCGACCAGCGGCGGCGAGATCAAGGTCATGCCGGGCCGCTACGGCCCTTATGTGACCGACGGCACGACCAACGCCACTCTGCCGAAGGACGTGAAGCCTGAGGACGTGACCGAAGAGCAGGCCATCGCCTTGATCGACGCTCGCGCTGCGAAGGGACCGGCAAAGAAGAAGGGCGCCCGGAAGAAGGCTCCGGCCAAGAAGGCGCCGGCAAAGAAGAAGGCGGCGAAGTCATGA
- a CDS encoding energy transducer TonB codes for MGVEVIGSVLFLSSLMAAPEFSNAAKKQFFGTYPTWAVRDGKSAATLIDLIVETDGKVRSCSVVSFIGDERLAQQECNAAMRLRLTPAKGVDGTPMPGRFRTFVTRWLVGGDKQSSEVKVARRTPDLTLKVDTPSLQITEPLSLGLALEIDSEGAVKRCEGIPASNPVDSSVVEWTCGHASKLTGPVLADKTGAPVAYVMNLSVRLEPSTPS; via the coding sequence ATGGGGGTGGAAGTGATTGGATCGGTACTTTTTCTGTCGTCGCTCATGGCGGCGCCAGAATTCTCGAATGCGGCGAAGAAGCAGTTTTTCGGCACCTATCCCACCTGGGCCGTGCGAGACGGGAAGTCGGCCGCCACACTCATCGATTTGATCGTAGAAACCGATGGGAAAGTGCGGAGCTGTTCGGTCGTCTCGTTCATCGGCGATGAACGCCTGGCGCAGCAGGAGTGCAATGCAGCGATGCGTTTGCGGCTAACTCCCGCCAAGGGGGTGGACGGCACGCCCATGCCCGGCCGCTTTAGAACGTTCGTCACTCGATGGCTCGTGGGCGGCGACAAGCAGAGCAGCGAAGTCAAAGTTGCAAGGCGCACGCCTGATCTTACGCTGAAGGTCGATACTCCTTCTCTCCAGATCACCGAACCGCTGTCGCTTGGGCTGGCTTTGGAGATTGATTCTGAGGGGGCCGTGAAGCGCTGCGAAGGAATACCTGCCTCCAATCCCGTGGACAGTTCCGTCGTCGAATGGACTTGCGGGCATGCTTCCAAGCTCACCGGTCCCGTCCTTGCGGATAAGACAGGCGCGCCCGTTGCCTACGTGATGAATTTGAGCGTCCGCCTGGAGCCGAGCACGCCTTCCTGA